The Halobaculum magnesiiphilum genome contains the following window.
CGCACGCCGAGTTCCTCGTCGAACGCTATCGCTTCTACACCGAGGCGCAGGACGGATCGATCCGCTACACGGACGTGGACCACGATCCGTGGACGCTGTACCCCGCCGAGGCCGACGTGACGACGAACACCCTCCTGCAGTCCCACGGCTTCGCGACGCCGGACGCCGACCCGGTGTACCACTACAGCCCCGGGTTGGACGTGGTAACGTCGCGGAGCAAGCGGCTGTAAGCGGAACCGCGGACGGACGTGAGGCGTCGCGGGCGACGACTACTTCCAGAGGGCGACGACTACTCCCAGAAGCTCTTCGTCCGCGCGTACTGGCGCTCCTGTTTCAGGATGTCGCGGTAGAAGTCGTCCTCGTCCTCGCGCAGTTTCCCGATGATCCGCGCGGCGTTGTGCGGGCCGACGCCGCGGGCGGCGAGCGCGATCACCGCCTGCTTGCCGTGCGCCTGCACGAGGTTCGCCGCGCGGTTCGCCTTCCGGGTCAGCTTCTCCTGTTCGTCGTCCTTGTCGCTCGCGCGGACCGCCTTCACGACCTCGTCGGCCCACGGATTCAGTGCGGCGATGCGGGTGGAGCCACACTCGGGACACTCCGGCGTGTCGCGGACGCGACGGACCTTCGTCCGCTGCTTCCATTCGCCGCAGTGGACGCACAGCTGGATCACGTGGTCGTCCATGATGCGGTCGCGGATCGTCTCGATCACGGAGGCGTCTGCGTTCTCCGGGACGAGGAACTCCCGCCCCGAGGAGCGGCCGTCCGTCCCGAGCGGCGTGCGTTCGCGGGCGGCGACGACCTCCACCTCGCCCTCGTCGATGTCCGCGAGCATCTCCGCGGTCTCCTCGACGGCGAGTTCGGTGTGGAACACCTCCCGAACCGCCTCGTCGAAGACGGGCGTGTCCTCCAGCGCGGCCATGAGGCGGTCGCCGCCGAAGCGCTTGTTCCCCTGGTAGCGCTTGAGCGCGCCGAACTTCGCGGCGACGTGCGCGAGCGTGAACTTCAGCGTGTCCGAGTGCTTCAGGGCGAGTTCGAGCAGGGCCTCGACGTGCTTCGGGTCGGTCTCCTCCAGCACCTCGATGACGGTTCCGGGGGTGACGCCGTTGGGCACCTCCAGCTCGACGCGGTAGGGGTCGGCCTCCATCCCGACCGACGAGCCGGTCCGTTGGCCGATGAGCGCAGAGAGGAGGCGCCCGAGGGTACGGTTCACCTCGTGGCCGAAGGCGGCGTTGACGGCGATGCTCCGCCCCCGTCCCTCCACGACGATCCGGTCGTCCGTCGGCATCGGGTGGCCGGCGTCGACGTGGCGCCCGACCGTGTCGAGGCCGACCGAGACGGTGTCGGCCTCGGCGGGATAGCGGCCGGCGAACTCGCGGGCGACCGCGTCGGCGTCGGCGCCGCCGGCGAACTGCGGCTCGGCGACGCCGCGCATCTCCCCGACCTCCGCGGCGACGGCGCGCGGGACGGGGATCTCCTGACCGGTCCAGGAGGGCACCTCGCCGGCGGGGTCCTCGATGGGCGCCACGTTCACCTCCGCCTCCTCGTCGTCGATGTCGTTGATGCGCCACAGCTCCCCGCGCTGGATGAACGCCTCCCCCGGCGCCGCGAAGTTGACGACGAACCGTTCGTCGAGCGTGCCGATCTGCCGGCGCGAGGAGATATCGTACACGTCGTACGTCTCCTCGTCGGGGATCATCGAGAGGTTCCGGTAGTAGTACTGCCAGGTGCCGCCGGAGGTCTCCAGCACGTCTCGTTCCTCGTCGATCCACAGCAGGCGGTTGCCCGACAGCTCCCTCGCCACCTCGCGGAACGTCTCCTCCGGGAGGTCGCGGAAGGGGTACGCCCGGGTGATCAGCTCGTACGCCTCGCGGGCGTCGACCTCGCCCATGTCCATGAGGAGGCCGACGATCTGGTTCGCGAGCGTGTCGAGGCTGCCGTGGTGGATTCCGGAGTCCTCGACCTCGCCCGCGACGGCCCGCCGGGCGATCGCCAGCGCCTCCATCGTGTCGTCGGGGGCGTCTGTGACGACGGTGCCGTGGCTGGTCTCGTCGCGGCGGTGGCCCGCGCGGCCGACGCGCTGGAGCAGGCGTGCGACCTCGCGCGGGGAGTTGTACTGAACGACGTGGTCCACCCGTCCCACGTCGATCCCCAGCTCCATCGACGAGGTGCACACGAGGCCCGCTATCTCGCCGGCCTTGAACGCGTCCTCGACCTCGATGCGGGCGTCCTTCGACAGCGACCCGTGATGGACGCCGATCGGCTCCCCCAGCGTCTTGAACCGGGATCCGAGCGCCTCCGCGGTCTGTCGGGTGTTGACGAAGATCAGGACCGACTCGTGC
Protein-coding sequences here:
- a CDS encoding DEAD/DEAH box helicase — protein: MSDTPRATGMDAFAALGEEVRSALSERGFATPTAPQRRAIPPLADGKDALVIAPTGTGKTETAMLPVLSALAETRPEGLGALYVTPLRALNRDMRERLEWWGDYLDLDVQVRHGDTSDYQRSKQANDPPDVLVTTPETLQAMLTGEKLRAALADVDHVVVDEVHELAASKRGAQLTVGLERVRRLAGDFQRIGLSATVGDPEEVGRFLTGDRGCEVIEVDVGSKVEFDVVSPATTPEDERLAGKLATDTDIASHVRLIRDIVREHESVLIFVNTRQTAEALGSRFKTLGEPIGVHHGSLSKDARIEVEDAFKAGEIAGLVCTSSMELGIDVGRVDHVVQYNSPREVARLLQRVGRAGHRRDETSHGTVVTDAPDDTMEALAIARRAVAGEVEDSGIHHGSLDTLANQIVGLLMDMGEVDAREAYELITRAYPFRDLPEETFREVARELSGNRLLWIDEERDVLETSGGTWQYYYRNLSMIPDEETYDVYDISSRRQIGTLDERFVVNFAAPGEAFIQRGELWRINDIDDEEAEVNVAPIEDPAGEVPSWTGQEIPVPRAVAAEVGEMRGVAEPQFAGGADADAVAREFAGRYPAEADTVSVGLDTVGRHVDAGHPMPTDDRIVVEGRGRSIAVNAAFGHEVNRTLGRLLSALIGQRTGSSVGMEADPYRVELEVPNGVTPGTVIEVLEETDPKHVEALLELALKHSDTLKFTLAHVAAKFGALKRYQGNKRFGGDRLMAALEDTPVFDEAVREVFHTELAVEETAEMLADIDEGEVEVVAARERTPLGTDGRSSGREFLVPENADASVIETIRDRIMDDHVIQLCVHCGEWKQRTKVRRVRDTPECPECGSTRIAALNPWADEVVKAVRASDKDDEQEKLTRKANRAANLVQAHGKQAVIALAARGVGPHNAARIIGKLREDEDDFYRDILKQERQYARTKSFWE